One window of the Chitinophaga niabensis genome contains the following:
- a CDS encoding Hsp20/alpha crystallin family protein, whose amino-acid sequence MTNMVKKENGRQPAIFGSVIDQVFQSNLSHFLDDDFWGFNGKIQRNQAPVNIRETEKSFELEILAPGFQKQDFHLNLAGNTLTVSGGQEQEKKEENTNNGWIKQEFKKMFFSRDFTIDDSIEAGGISARYENGILYLTLPKSQKAQQLSRVIEIS is encoded by the coding sequence ATGACTAACATGGTTAAAAAAGAAAACGGCCGCCAACCGGCCATCTTTGGAAGTGTTATTGATCAGGTCTTCCAAAGCAACCTGTCCCATTTTTTAGATGACGATTTCTGGGGTTTCAATGGTAAGATACAACGGAATCAGGCCCCTGTGAACATCCGGGAAACAGAAAAAAGTTTTGAGCTGGAAATTTTGGCTCCCGGTTTCCAAAAACAGGATTTTCATCTCAATCTTGCAGGCAACACCCTTACTGTTTCCGGCGGGCAGGAACAGGAGAAAAAAGAAGAGAACACAAACAATGGCTGGATCAAACAGGAATTTAAGAAAATGTTTTTCAGCCGTGACTTTACCATTGATGATTCCATTGAGGCCGGAGGTATCTCTGCCAGGTACGAAAACGGGATCTTGTACCTGACACTTCCCAAAAGCCAAAAAGCGCAGCAGCTGTCGCGTGTTATTGAGATCAGCTAA
- a CDS encoding helix-turn-helix transcriptional regulator, which yields MFSLQEVIIFISLYLCHHAYKHRRYNRIKAMLALKHRTAKELAHYLQIAPQTVSYWATNSRQPHLDELFAIAEFLKVGPCELLEI from the coding sequence ATGTTTTCCCTTCAAGAAGTGATAATTTTCATCTCTTTATATTTGTGCCATCATGCCTATAAGCACCGCAGATATAATCGTATAAAAGCAATGCTTGCCTTAAAACATAGGACTGCTAAGGAATTAGCCCATTATTTACAGATCGCCCCGCAAACCGTATCTTACTGGGCTACAAACTCCCGCCAGCCACACCTGGACGAGTTGTTTGCTATTGCAGAGTTTTTGAAAGTTGGCCCTTGCGAGTTGTTGGAGATTTAG